One Lachnospiraceae bacterium C1.1 genomic region harbors:
- a CDS encoding YcxB family protein — protein sequence MFEAETVYTLEECRKAAWAVWLHSKKTMAFFICLVFMLVVGILSISFGSYDTGSKILLLTGIYILMLFVLIERQIRYGFKTNRIIRNSKVHFDFYDEYFDVISESGNSHIEYNQLYRLMETKENFYPMISCNNMFIVRKADCSRELIDFLHKIA from the coding sequence ATGTTTGAAGCTGAGACTGTTTACACATTAGAAGAGTGCAGAAAAGCCGCCTGGGCTGTATGGCTGCACTCAAAAAAGACTATGGCTTTCTTTATATGTCTTGTTTTTATGCTGGTAGTAGGGATATTGTCCATTTCTTTTGGCTCATATGATACCGGAAGTAAGATCCTACTGCTAACAGGTATATATATCTTAATGCTTTTTGTACTGATTGAAAGACAGATACGATATGGTTTTAAAACTAACAGGATAATCCGGAATTCAAAAGTGCACTTTGATTTTTATGACGAATATTTTGATGTAATCAGCGAATCCGGAAATAGTCACATAGAATACAATCAGCTTTACAGGCTGATGGAGACAAAAGAAAATTTTTACCCTATGATATCCTGCAATAATATGTTCATAGTCAGAAAAGCCGACTGCAGCAGGGAACTCATTGATTTTTTGCATAAAATTGCATGA
- a CDS encoding DUF4230 domain-containing protein: MTKRKIVVFMTSFIIFFLSGFLFAKYTIPPKEIVSERIVERKIQLPGETVKRTVTKDDIEAKLKEMSELTTYSCEYTVSQSEQESRYFSSLEILGTTNTIDITARGIVKVGYDVSDIKVKVGDDKIYISIPKAQLNDNYVIWDSMQCNEVNTPLNPIEISQYQNVISEIEAKGLKQAESKGIYDAAEKNLKVVINGFFSEFVDYEIIYM, translated from the coding sequence ATGACAAAAAGGAAAATTGTTGTATTCATGACAAGTTTTATCATATTTTTTCTTTCGGGGTTTTTATTTGCCAAGTACACTATCCCACCGAAGGAAATAGTTTCAGAACGTATAGTAGAACGCAAAATACAGCTTCCGGGGGAAACTGTAAAAAGGACTGTCACAAAAGATGATATTGAGGCAAAACTTAAGGAAATGTCAGAATTAACAACATATTCTTGCGAATATACAGTTTCTCAAAGCGAACAGGAATCAAGGTATTTCAGCTCGTTAGAAATACTTGGAACAACCAATACTATTGACATTACAGCACGAGGGATTGTTAAGGTTGGTTATGACGTTTCTGACATTAAAGTGAAAGTTGGTGATGATAAAATTTATATATCAATTCCAAAAGCCCAATTAAACGATAACTACGTTATCTGGGATTCTATGCAATGCAACGAGGTGAACACACCATTAAACCCTATAGAAATATCCCAATATCAAAATGTTATTTCCGAAATTGAGGCAAAGGGGTTAAAACAGGCTGAAAGTAAAGGGATTTATGATGCCGCTGAAAAAAATCTCAAAGTTGTAATAAATGGATTTTTCTCGGAATTTGTTGATTACGAAATAATCTATATGTAA
- a CDS encoding nuclease-related domain-containing protein: MNYTVEDIISIFEKRGIFTRSDYTFEEYVNQLNKYQETVSEIITGNPDGNIKRLNEVADILGSSQIEGGTDNTFTSNGIETLNFLNTEIAIAFAGKCGEERVADTYQYVKRDDASFYRNIYLSDGFNETEIDTIVLTRNGFIILEIKNAKEDVTITKDGRLLMSNSICKHEVNIGEKMDKKRYLLSKILTDEFHRLGINKRVIVDSMIVFSTPSGVRIQVHDEYKKENYGFRGTLYRRIDNFQSTTNYTYKELKSLNNVLENMTSIKKRFSIRFDPMSVKMSFAEAYVAYSKALSNTGIDKVKKLTFLDCFIRNMKNLINLKLAGTIFNPFNNNCRVGKETL, translated from the coding sequence ATGAACTATACAGTAGAAGATATTATCTCCATATTCGAGAAAAGAGGGATTTTTACGAGATCCGACTATACATTTGAGGAATACGTTAATCAGTTGAATAAATATCAGGAAACAGTTTCCGAAATAATAACAGGCAATCCTGATGGGAACATAAAAAGGCTGAATGAAGTTGCAGATATCCTTGGAAGTTCACAGATAGAGGGCGGCACAGATAATACCTTTACTTCAAATGGAATAGAGACATTAAACTTTCTTAATACGGAAATTGCGATTGCATTTGCTGGAAAGTGTGGAGAAGAAAGGGTCGCTGATACTTATCAGTATGTGAAGAGAGACGATGCTTCATTTTATAGAAACATTTATCTTTCAGATGGATTCAATGAAACCGAGATAGACACAATTGTTTTGACCAGGAATGGTTTCATTATACTTGAAATCAAGAATGCCAAAGAGGATGTGACCATTACTAAGGATGGTAGGTTGTTAATGAGTAATTCGATATGTAAGCATGAAGTTAACATTGGCGAAAAGATGGATAAGAAGAGGTATCTTCTGTCAAAAATCCTCACAGATGAATTTCACAGACTTGGAATCAATAAAAGAGTAATTGTAGATAGCATGATTGTTTTTTCAACACCGTCCGGCGTAAGGATACAGGTTCATGATGAATACAAAAAGGAAAATTACGGATTCAGAGGTACACTTTACAGAAGGATAGATAATTTCCAAAGCACTACGAATTACACTTATAAAGAATTGAAATCGTTGAATAACGTACTTGAAAATATGACCTCAATCAAAAAACGCTTTTCAATAAGGTTTGATCCGATGAGTGTCAAAATGTCATTTGCTGAAGCGTATGTCGCATATTCAAAAGCTTTATCAAATACCGGAATAGATAAGGTAAAAAAGCTTACATTTTTGGATTGCTTTATCAGGAATATGAAGAATCTCATTAACCTCAAGCTTGCAGGTACTATATTTAACCCATTTAACAATAACTGTCGGGTTGGAAAGGAGACATTATGA
- the cas2 gene encoding CRISPR-associated endonuclease Cas2 → MDDDKVYALVIYDIVDNRRREKFAKTLNKYGIRVQKSAFEVWIHSFLYKKMIREAMKIADKENDSIRIYKLQNDCKQVHIGKNPVLQKETYRWL, encoded by the coding sequence ATGGATGATGACAAAGTATATGCTCTTGTCATATATGATATAGTTGACAACAGACGAAGGGAAAAATTTGCAAAAACCTTGAATAAATACGGAATCAGGGTTCAAAAATCTGCTTTCGAGGTGTGGATACACTCATTCCTTTACAAGAAAATGATCAGGGAAGCTATGAAGATTGCAGATAAAGAAAATGACAGTATAAGAATTTATAAGCTTCAAAATGACTGTAAGCAGGTTCATATTGGAAAAAATCCTGTGTTGCAGAAAGAAACCTACAGATGGCTTTAA
- the cas1 gene encoding CRISPR-associated endonuclease Cas1, whose amino-acid sequence MDVYIYDQGTHISCINNLFVIKRNTESTARLPLHMVESISMFGNVQMTTQAINTCLSEDIPILYYSYGGHYNGKISSEDVMRSDVVINQCKFLDNSAERLSFDKSIIEAKINNQLTVLRRYDRTHNFSEKSDCPNYEAMLKSMKNRLMRAEKQSEIMGIEGISGKIYFKALGSLFSESRFTFKGRNKRPPKDPFNAALSMGYTFLLNILTARISSEGLVAEIGMLHSNGYNRPALSCDLMEEWRQPIVDSTVIGMLLGNELLPVDFDFLENAVYLGKNGIRKLINKLHGKMQSKCQYIHGAERKLTFYEAVAHQIHSFRFMVKNQHSSDYQPIVLR is encoded by the coding sequence ATGGATGTATACATCTATGATCAGGGAACCCATATTTCCTGCATCAACAACCTGTTTGTGATAAAAAGGAATACGGAAAGTACAGCTCGTCTGCCGTTACACATGGTAGAATCAATCTCGATGTTTGGGAATGTTCAAATGACAACTCAGGCCATTAATACGTGTTTAAGTGAGGACATTCCGATACTGTATTACTCATACGGTGGACATTATAACGGTAAAATCTCATCAGAAGATGTCATGAGGTCAGACGTGGTTATCAATCAATGCAAATTTTTAGATAATTCTGCTGAGAGACTGAGTTTTGATAAAAGCATTATTGAGGCCAAGATCAACAACCAGCTTACTGTTCTTAGACGATATGACAGAACTCACAACTTTAGTGAGAAAAGCGATTGTCCGAATTATGAAGCTATGCTAAAATCAATGAAAAACCGTTTAATGAGGGCAGAGAAACAGTCAGAAATAATGGGTATTGAGGGAATATCCGGAAAAATTTACTTTAAGGCTCTCGGAAGCCTCTTTTCCGAAAGCAGGTTCACATTTAAGGGGAGAAATAAACGTCCTCCAAAAGACCCATTCAATGCAGCTCTGAGCATGGGATATACCTTTCTTCTCAATATTCTGACTGCAAGGATCAGCAGTGAGGGGCTTGTAGCAGAAATAGGAATGTTACACTCGAACGGGTACAACAGGCCGGCCTTATCATGTGATTTGATGGAAGAATGGCGACAGCCCATCGTTGATTCTACTGTAATTGGAATGCTTTTGGGAAATGAACTTTTACCGGTGGACTTTGATTTTCTCGAAAATGCCGTCTATCTTGGAAAAAACGGAATAAGAAAACTTATTAATAAACTGCATGGTAAAATGCAGTCAAAGTGTCAGTATATTCATGGAGCTGAAAGGAAGCTAACCTTTTATGAAGCAGTAGCGCACCAGATACATTCATTCAGATTCATGGTTAAAAACCAGCATTCATCTGATTACCAGCCAATTGTATTGAGGTGA
- the cas13a gene encoding type VI-A CRISPR-associated RNA-guided ribonuclease Cas13a: MKISKVDHRRTAVGKITEHKIGGFIYQDPNHENKSLSDIVNERANATKILFNIFNNNKIEYAKKSKDLAKNFNISIRELAKSRRINNSLTFEILSESLISNCKGVKVNDDLINEILDIRLKKSFRNGNTKAAVRKLLEYISGLDQNIDDSDRKLIEDCFIKKLIKEYSKSDIKTCVPDSIKNQNMVVQYDIETKTLELPQVSQKGGNAVEKKAFKRFLSEYAVLDDSLRHRMRLKLRRIVNLYFYGSEAVNEQDFDEWKDHELKKSITDGFVEIVKKTVIDSHNNKKEGYDADVIRDSVREKNIMLYRRSVKYVKSTPSAFFEDMDINIFWIHYIENEVEKLFRFIKYNSDYKFSSGYISEKVWKSIINYISIKYIAIGKAVYNCTMQDIHSGKEELRFGEIEQKYSNGITSFMYELTKAEETLQRELSVNVAFAANYLANATVSLDEETAEKNDFLTLDDDKLKKFAVPGIAHNIMQFFGGYSAWKDFCDSNFTVDYDELSLLKDMKDIIYSLRNSSFHFATENVNNGSWNMSFIGKMFENDCFRTFKVIRNRFYSSNLPMYYSDTSLEKVLKRLYGSYYERASQVSAFNSVFVRKNFPECLIRNGYKASFDTDADVQKWQNAVYFLFKEIYYNDFLQGKRSLELFLDYVNNLKIEKDEKGKTTKETKPAENFKAAVRHYSNADISLSELCQQIMTEYNHQNQSNVGGKKQSHYAEKMHPKKFQHYKMALLEGLRQSFMTYLMENEDHYGFIKHPVKKPDGLPDIDKFLPEFRSDRFAGIIAIVKTSPELQKWYVLGRLINPRQVNLFAGDLRHYQQYVNNILRRAEETGNAIKDYNMTIDIVHILEILDICTKLNGTTSNEISDYFRDEDEYSEYVGKYLDYGNEKSSVALRTFCNQEISGKKIGIYYDGLNPIVNRNVVLCKMYGMLGPISAKLDPVNIDMISSYMNQQDKIAGYQKNGICRNEEEQKTLKKYQELKNRVELRDIVEYSEILNELQGQLIKWVYLRERDLMYFQLGFHYCCLNNDSYKPDGYACISTDGKTLNGAILYQIVSMYTNGLKQYYKNEDTDYISSRYNFKKNKVIEGTTNANESIGVKIKYFLSYGNGLDPDRQNYGGKIYLSGMEIFENIAEHDNMVELRRYIEHFAYFNKYDRSMLSIYSEIFDRFLSYDFRLRKNVINMMYNILLSHQVVTAYTFESGEKSVGKEKNIKKPSAYCTLREKNGVDSDKYVYKLKDSTKPTEIPARSKDFLNNVARIISYPDDIAVEVVRSSTPMNGSKDSQAHTGNTKGKRELNFGKPKSNNSRFGSSIGDLLNLSDIKLK; encoded by the coding sequence ATGAAAATTTCCAAAGTTGACCATCGGCGTACTGCTGTTGGAAAAATAACTGAGCACAAAATAGGCGGGTTCATATATCAGGATCCTAATCACGAAAACAAGAGTTTGTCCGACATTGTTAATGAACGTGCAAATGCAACGAAAATCCTATTCAATATATTTAATAATAACAAAATAGAATATGCAAAAAAATCAAAAGACCTCGCCAAAAATTTCAATATATCAATACGTGAACTGGCAAAAAGCCGAAGAATAAATAATTCCCTTACCTTTGAAATCCTTAGCGAGTCCCTTATCAGTAACTGTAAGGGTGTTAAGGTAAATGATGACTTAATCAATGAAATCTTGGATATCAGGCTGAAAAAGAGCTTCCGGAACGGGAATACTAAAGCTGCAGTCAGAAAGCTTCTTGAATATATATCAGGACTTGATCAGAACATTGATGATTCTGACAGGAAACTCATTGAGGACTGCTTTATTAAAAAGCTTATAAAGGAGTATTCCAAATCGGATATAAAAACTTGTGTTCCTGATTCAATAAAAAATCAGAATATGGTAGTCCAGTATGATATTGAAACCAAAACCCTTGAACTTCCACAGGTTTCACAAAAGGGAGGAAATGCTGTTGAGAAAAAGGCATTTAAGCGATTCCTTTCGGAATATGCAGTACTTGACGATTCCTTACGTCATAGAATGCGGCTGAAACTGAGAAGGATTGTGAATCTGTATTTTTATGGTTCAGAAGCTGTAAATGAACAGGATTTTGACGAATGGAAAGACCATGAACTGAAAAAATCCATTACTGACGGATTTGTTGAAATAGTCAAGAAAACGGTCATTGATTCGCATAATAACAAAAAGGAAGGCTATGATGCTGATGTAATAAGGGATTCCGTAAGGGAGAAGAACATTATGCTCTACAGACGGAGCGTCAAATATGTTAAATCCACTCCCTCAGCTTTTTTTGAAGATATGGACATTAACATTTTCTGGATACATTATATCGAAAATGAGGTAGAAAAGCTGTTCAGATTTATAAAGTATAATAGTGATTACAAATTCAGCTCAGGCTATATCAGTGAAAAAGTATGGAAAAGCATCATAAATTATATCAGTATTAAATACATAGCCATTGGCAAAGCTGTATATAACTGTACGATGCAGGATATTCATTCCGGAAAGGAAGAACTCAGATTCGGTGAGATTGAGCAAAAATACAGTAATGGGATAACTTCCTTCATGTACGAACTTACAAAGGCTGAAGAAACATTGCAAAGGGAATTATCTGTAAATGTTGCATTTGCAGCCAACTACCTTGCTAATGCAACGGTTTCTTTGGATGAAGAAACTGCGGAAAAGAATGATTTCCTGACTTTGGATGACGACAAGCTGAAGAAATTCGCTGTTCCGGGAATAGCACATAACATAATGCAATTTTTCGGCGGCTATTCAGCGTGGAAGGATTTCTGTGACAGTAACTTTACAGTAGATTACGACGAGCTCTCCCTGCTCAAAGATATGAAGGACATAATTTACTCGCTTAGAAACTCTTCCTTCCACTTTGCTACAGAGAACGTTAATAATGGCAGTTGGAATATGTCCTTTATTGGAAAGATGTTTGAAAATGACTGTTTCAGAACATTTAAGGTTATCAGGAACAGGTTTTATTCAAGCAATCTACCTATGTATTATTCTGACACATCACTCGAAAAGGTTCTTAAAAGACTTTATGGCAGTTATTACGAAAGGGCTTCGCAGGTTTCAGCTTTTAATAGTGTCTTTGTAAGAAAGAACTTTCCGGAGTGTCTTATCAGGAACGGATATAAAGCTTCTTTCGATACTGATGCTGATGTGCAGAAGTGGCAGAATGCTGTGTATTTTCTCTTCAAGGAAATATACTATAATGACTTCCTGCAGGGAAAAAGATCACTTGAGCTCTTCCTTGACTATGTAAATAATCTCAAGATAGAAAAGGATGAAAAAGGAAAAACCACTAAAGAAACAAAACCTGCTGAAAATTTCAAAGCCGCTGTCAGGCATTACAGTAATGCTGATATTTCATTATCAGAGCTTTGCCAACAGATCATGACCGAATACAACCATCAGAATCAGAGTAATGTTGGAGGTAAAAAGCAATCGCATTATGCCGAAAAAATGCATCCCAAGAAATTCCAGCATTATAAGATGGCTCTGCTTGAAGGATTGCGTCAGTCATTTATGACCTATCTCATGGAAAATGAGGATCATTACGGCTTTATAAAGCATCCCGTTAAAAAGCCAGATGGACTACCCGATATTGATAAATTTCTTCCTGAGTTCAGATCAGACAGATTTGCCGGTATTATTGCTATCGTAAAAACGTCTCCTGAGCTTCAAAAATGGTATGTTTTAGGCAGGCTCATAAATCCTAGACAGGTCAATCTTTTTGCTGGCGATTTAAGACACTATCAGCAGTATGTAAATAATATTTTGAGACGTGCCGAAGAAACCGGAAATGCAATCAAGGACTACAACATGACGATAGATATTGTCCATATCCTTGAAATACTTGATATATGCACAAAGCTTAACGGAACAACAAGCAATGAAATCAGTGATTATTTCAGGGATGAGGATGAATATTCAGAATATGTAGGGAAATACCTTGATTATGGGAATGAAAAATCATCAGTTGCGTTAAGAACTTTCTGCAACCAGGAAATATCCGGCAAAAAAATCGGCATATACTATGATGGGCTGAACCCCATTGTTAACAGAAATGTGGTTCTCTGTAAGATGTACGGCATGCTTGGTCCCATATCTGCCAAACTCGATCCGGTAAACATTGATATGATAAGCAGCTATATGAATCAGCAGGACAAAATTGCAGGGTACCAGAAAAACGGTATATGTCGTAATGAAGAAGAGCAAAAAACACTAAAGAAGTACCAGGAGCTTAAAAACAGAGTCGAGCTTCGTGATATCGTAGAATATTCGGAAATACTAAATGAACTGCAGGGGCAGCTCATAAAATGGGTTTATCTTAGAGAGAGAGACCTTATGTACTTCCAGCTTGGGTTCCATTATTGCTGCTTAAACAATGACAGTTACAAGCCCGATGGATATGCTTGTATAAGCACAGATGGTAAAACTTTGAATGGAGCAATCCTTTACCAGATAGTTTCCATGTATACCAATGGGTTAAAGCAGTATTACAAGAATGAAGATACTGACTATATATCGTCCAGATACAATTTCAAAAAGAATAAGGTTATTGAAGGGACTACAAATGCCAACGAGTCAATAGGTGTCAAAATAAAATATTTTCTATCCTACGGTAATGGTCTTGATCCAGACAGGCAGAATTATGGAGGAAAAATATATCTGTCTGGGATGGAGATTTTTGAAAATATTGCCGAACATGATAACATGGTCGAACTTCGAAGATATATTGAGCATTTTGCATATTTCAACAAGTATGACAGGAGTATGCTCAGCATTTACAGTGAGATATTTGACAGATTTTTAAGTTATGATTTCCGTCTGAGAAAAAATGTCATCAATATGATGTATAATATCCTTCTGTCGCATCAGGTTGTTACTGCTTATACCTTCGAAAGCGGAGAGAAATCTGTTGGAAAGGAAAAGAATATAAAAAAGCCATCTGCTTACTGTACACTTAGAGAAAAAAATGGCGTTGATTCCGACAAATATGTATATAAGCTCAAAGATTCCACTAAGCCAACAGAAATTCCTGCACGCAGCAAGGATTTTCTGAATAACGTTGCCAGGATTATCTCCTATCCTGATGATATCGCTGTCGAGGTCGTCAGAAGCAGTACACCGATGAACGGCTCAAAAGACAGTCAAGCTCATACCGGAAATACAAAAGGTAAAAGAGAGCTGAATTTTGGGAAACCAAAATCAAATAACAGCAGGTTTGGTTCATCAATTGGTGACCTGCTTAATTTGTCAGATATAAAATTAAAATAA